The following are encoded in a window of Novosphingobium sp. THN1 genomic DNA:
- a CDS encoding flotillin family protein — MNQLVPIGIYAGTGLALLLVIAFTLTRLYRRATKEVGFVRTGFGGEKVVINGGALVLPVLHETMPVNMNTVRLAVERKNTDALITLDRLRIDVKAEFYVRVRPDAGAIAMAAQTLGMRTMQPEALKDLVEGKFVDALRSVAAGMTMNQLHEQRADFVQKVQQVSSNDLAMNGLELESVSLTGLDQTSIEHFNANNAFDAEGLTKLTEQIELRKKARNDIEQDTRVQIEMKNLEAEQQSLKIKRDNEFARLEQEREIEMRRAEQAAEVAREQSLRNQEAEAARIEAKKLVDSQQIEADRAVQQARIAQQQAIEIARQEQQIAIQNKSRQESQAKAEADEARAKAVAAEEQVVTSRETEVAERGKRIELIEAAKAAERDAIRVKVEAEAEKAAAANRAEAARLEAEGEAEAEKLRAEAARVRFEVEAAGQRAINEAANLLSSDQISLQTKLALLKVLPELVRESAKPLEAIDSIKIVQVDGLTRSSGSAGEGGAPANGNLASDALTAALSYRAQAPIIDGLMKELGLDGGSLEGLVKAAPVVASVPADVPPSESEL; from the coding sequence ATGAACCAGCTTGTTCCCATCGGCATCTATGCAGGCACCGGCCTTGCGCTTCTGCTGGTGATCGCCTTCACCTTGACCCGGCTTTACCGCCGCGCGACCAAGGAAGTGGGCTTCGTGCGAACCGGCTTTGGCGGGGAAAAGGTGGTGATCAACGGCGGCGCGCTGGTGCTGCCGGTGCTGCACGAGACGATGCCGGTGAACATGAACACCGTGCGCCTTGCCGTGGAGCGCAAGAACACCGACGCGCTGATCACGCTCGACCGCTTGCGCATCGACGTGAAGGCCGAGTTCTACGTGCGCGTGCGCCCCGATGCCGGTGCCATCGCCATGGCCGCGCAGACGCTGGGCATGCGCACGATGCAGCCCGAAGCGCTGAAGGATCTGGTCGAAGGCAAGTTCGTCGACGCGCTGCGCTCGGTCGCGGCGGGCATGACGATGAACCAGTTGCACGAACAGCGCGCCGACTTCGTGCAGAAGGTGCAGCAGGTGTCGTCGAACGACCTGGCCATGAACGGGCTGGAGCTGGAATCGGTCTCGCTGACCGGGCTCGACCAGACCAGCATCGAGCACTTCAATGCCAACAATGCCTTCGACGCCGAGGGTCTGACCAAGCTGACCGAGCAGATCGAACTGCGCAAGAAGGCGCGCAACGACATCGAGCAGGACACGCGCGTGCAGATCGAGATGAAGAACCTCGAAGCAGAGCAGCAGTCCTTGAAGATCAAGCGCGACAACGAATTTGCCCGGCTGGAGCAGGAGCGCGAGATCGAGATGCGCCGCGCCGAACAGGCCGCCGAAGTGGCGCGCGAACAATCCTTGCGCAATCAGGAAGCCGAAGCCGCGCGGATCGAGGCCAAGAAGCTGGTCGACAGCCAGCAGATCGAGGCTGACCGCGCGGTGCAGCAGGCGCGGATTGCGCAGCAGCAGGCGATCGAGATCGCCCGCCAGGAGCAACAGATCGCGATCCAGAACAAGAGCCGTCAGGAAAGCCAGGCCAAAGCCGAGGCCGACGAAGCCCGCGCCAAGGCGGTCGCCGCCGAGGAACAGGTCGTAACCTCGCGCGAGACCGAAGTGGCCGAACGCGGCAAGCGCATCGAACTGATTGAAGCGGCCAAGGCGGCAGAGCGCGACGCAATCCGCGTTAAGGTGGAAGCCGAAGCCGAAAAGGCCGCTGCCGCCAACCGCGCCGAAGCCGCGCGGCTTGAAGCCGAAGGCGAGGCCGAGGCCGAAAAGCTGCGCGCCGAGGCGGCACGGGTGCGCTTCGAAGTGGAAGCGGCAGGCCAGCGCGCGATCAACGAGGCGGCTAACCTGCTCTCGTCCGACCAGATCTCGCTGCAGACCAAGCTGGCGCTGCTGAAAGTCCTGCCTGAACTGGTGCGCGAATCCGCCAAGCCGCTGGAAGCGATCGATTCGATCAAGATCGTGCAGGTCGATGGGCTGACCCGCTCGTCAGGCAGCGCCGGAGAGGGCGGGGCTCCCGCCAATGGCAACCTGGCCAGCGACGCGCTGACGGCGGCGCTGAGCTATCGTGCACAGGCGCCGATCATCGATGGACTGATGAAGGAACTGGGGCTTGATGGCGGATCGCTGGAGGGGCTGGTGAAGGCGGCGCCGGTGGTGGCGTCCGTGCCTGCCGATGTGCCGCCCTCAGAGTCGGAACTCTGA
- a CDS encoding NnrU family protein: MDHALIQLIAATTAFVISHFVMSGPIRSRLQSMLGGRGFLLFYSLVSLSVLAWAMVTFDRVKTGTPLWDGMAAGPWVVASLLTITGTAFLLPSFTRNPALAGANAAGVGTWIPAGVFRITRHPMMWGIALWALGHIVASPTPRVLVVMSGLIVLALLGSHFQDKRKVAQNKREFHPWQRRTSFWPRLQELGALRLAWAIAFLVWFIATWLHYHFFGIPAGLWMWIG, translated from the coding sequence ATGGATCATGCGTTGATCCAGCTTATTGCGGCGACAACAGCCTTCGTTATTTCGCATTTCGTGATGTCAGGGCCCATTCGCTCCCGCCTGCAGTCCATGCTGGGCGGGCGGGGCTTCCTGCTGTTCTATTCGCTGGTATCCCTGTCCGTACTGGCCTGGGCGATGGTCACATTTGACCGTGTGAAGACGGGAACGCCGCTTTGGGATGGCATGGCCGCCGGCCCATGGGTGGTTGCCAGCCTGCTCACGATAACCGGCACGGCGTTTCTGCTGCCATCGTTCACGCGCAATCCTGCGCTGGCCGGCGCGAATGCTGCTGGCGTGGGCACGTGGATCCCGGCCGGCGTGTTCAGGATCACCCGGCACCCGATGATGTGGGGCATTGCGCTGTGGGCGCTCGGTCACATCGTCGCTTCGCCGACACCTCGTGTCCTGGTCGTCATGTCAGGTCTGATCGTGCTGGCGTTGCTAGGCTCGCACTTTCAGGACAAGCGCAAGGTCGCCCAGAACAAGCGAGAATTCCACCCCTGGCAGCGCCGCACCAGTTTCTGGCCCCGGCTGCAGGAACTGGGCGCGCTGCGCCTTGCCTGGGCGATTGCCTTCCTCGTCTGGTTCATCGCCACGTGGCTGCACTACCACTTTTTCGGCATCCCGGCCGGACTGTGGATGTGGATCGGCTGA
- a CDS encoding iron-sulfur cluster assembly accessory protein: MSDTQVTLAPSAAARVATIAQKQGKPAILRLSVEGGGCSGFQYKFGLADAPEDGDLIAETDGVRLVVDEVSLGLLEGSVVEYVESLGGAAFRVSNPQAASGCGCGASFAI; the protein is encoded by the coding sequence ATGAGCGATACCCAGGTCACCCTCGCCCCCAGCGCTGCCGCCCGCGTTGCCACCATCGCGCAAAAGCAGGGCAAGCCCGCAATCCTGCGGCTTTCGGTGGAAGGCGGCGGCTGTTCGGGCTTCCAGTACAAGTTCGGCCTCGCCGATGCACCGGAAGACGGTGACCTGATCGCCGAGACCGACGGCGTGCGGCTGGTGGTCGACGAGGTCAGCCTCGGCCTGCTCGAAGGCAGCGTGGTGGAATACGTCGAATCGCTGGGCGGCGCAGCGTTTCGTGTCTCGAACCCCCAGGCGGCATCGGGTTGCGGTTGCGGCGCAAGCTTCGCGATATGA
- the msrA gene encoding peptide-methionine (S)-S-oxide reductase MsrA: MRRPILSAALAVGIFTASCQQPAQAEGAVATPAAAVQANEPAGKKTAVFAGGCFWGIEAVFSHLNGVSSVVSGYHGGAKNTAIYDVVGTGRTGHAEAVRVTYDPAKIRYDQLLRVFFAVGADPTQLNYQGPDHGTQYRNALVPMNQEQAKVAAAYLAQLKKSGLWKQPIVTTIEPYKAFYPAEGYHQDFAANNPDHGYIKRWDAPKVANLKRLFPDLYKAGFTRN, from the coding sequence ATGCGCCGACCGATCCTTTCCGCAGCACTGGCGGTGGGGATCTTCACCGCTTCCTGCCAGCAACCGGCGCAGGCCGAGGGCGCCGTGGCGACGCCGGCCGCAGCGGTTCAGGCAAACGAGCCTGCAGGCAAGAAGACTGCGGTTTTCGCGGGCGGCTGCTTCTGGGGCATTGAGGCGGTGTTCAGCCACCTGAACGGTGTGAGCAGCGTCGTCTCCGGCTATCACGGCGGGGCGAAGAACACCGCGATCTATGACGTTGTCGGCACTGGACGGACCGGCCATGCCGAAGCGGTGCGGGTGACCTATGACCCTGCGAAGATCCGCTACGACCAGTTGCTGCGCGTGTTCTTCGCCGTCGGCGCGGACCCGACGCAGTTGAACTACCAGGGCCCCGACCACGGCACGCAGTATCGCAATGCGCTGGTGCCGATGAATCAGGAACAAGCCAAGGTTGCTGCGGCCTATCTTGCTCAATTGAAGAAGTCCGGTCTGTGGAAGCAGCCGATCGTCACCACGATCGAGCCGTACAAGGCATTCTACCCAGCCGAAGGCTATCATCAGGACTTTGCCGCCAACAATCCCGACCACGGCTATATCAAGCGGTGGGACGCGCCAAAGGTGGCGAACCTAAAGCGGCTATTCCCGGACCTCTACAAGGCCGGCTTCACGCGGAACTGA
- the dxs gene encoding 1-deoxy-D-xylulose-5-phosphate synthase, with amino-acid sequence MNSEPATPLLDTVKTPDDLRKLAPSQLRQLSDELRTEMISAVGTTGGHLGSGLGVVELTVAIHYVFNTPQDKLVWDVGHQAYPHKIITGRRDRIRTLRQGGGLSGFTKRSESEYDPFGTAHSSTSISAALGFAIANKLSDRPGKGIAVIGDGAMSAGMAYEAMNNAGEAGNRLVVILNDNDMSIAPPVGGLSAYLARLVSSRQFLGLREIARKLSRKLPRPLHTAARKTDEFARGMAMGGTLFEELGFYYVGPLDGHNIDQLIPVLENVRDAAEGPCLVHVVTQKGKGYAPAEAAADKYHGVQKFDVVTGEQVKAKPGAPAYQNVFGETLAKLAETDPTICAITAAMPSGTGVDKFAKAHPTRTFDVGIAEQHAVTFAAGLAAEGMRPFCAIYSTFLQRAFDQVVHDVAIQNLPVRFAIDRAGLVGADGATHAGSFDITYLATLPNMVVMAAADEAELVHMTYTAVKHDSGPIAFRYPRGNGTGVALPDEPELLEIGKGRIVRSGSKVALLSLGTRLAEALKAADQLEAKGLSTTVADLRFAKPLDTDMIRQLMATHEVVVTIEEGAIGGLGAHVLTMASDEGLTDGGLKIRTMRLPDVFQDHDAPDKQYDTAGLNAPQIVDTVLKALRHNSAGVNEARA; translated from the coding sequence ATGAATTCAGAACCGGCAACGCCGCTGCTCGACACGGTCAAGACACCAGACGATCTCCGCAAGCTTGCACCTTCGCAGCTTCGCCAGCTTTCGGACGAATTGCGGACCGAGATGATTTCTGCCGTGGGCACCACTGGCGGGCACCTCGGTTCGGGCCTCGGCGTGGTCGAACTGACCGTGGCGATCCATTATGTGTTCAACACGCCGCAGGACAAGCTGGTGTGGGACGTGGGCCACCAGGCCTATCCGCACAAGATCATCACCGGGCGTCGTGACCGTATCCGTACGCTGCGGCAGGGTGGCGGGCTTTCGGGCTTCACCAAGCGCAGCGAAAGCGAATACGATCCGTTCGGCACCGCGCATTCGAGCACCTCGATCTCGGCGGCGCTGGGCTTTGCCATTGCCAACAAGCTGAGCGATCGTCCCGGCAAGGGCATTGCCGTGATCGGCGACGGCGCGATGAGCGCCGGCATGGCCTACGAGGCGATGAACAACGCCGGCGAGGCAGGCAACCGGCTCGTCGTCATCCTCAACGACAACGACATGTCGATCGCGCCGCCGGTGGGCGGGCTGTCGGCCTATCTCGCGCGGCTGGTGTCCTCGCGCCAGTTCCTGGGTTTGCGTGAAATCGCGCGCAAGCTTTCGCGCAAGCTGCCGCGGCCGCTGCACACCGCCGCCCGCAAGACCGACGAGTTCGCCCGGGGCATGGCCATGGGCGGCACGTTGTTCGAGGAACTGGGCTTCTACTACGTCGGCCCGCTTGACGGGCACAACATCGACCAGCTGATCCCGGTGCTGGAGAACGTGCGCGATGCGGCCGAGGGGCCATGCCTCGTCCATGTCGTGACGCAGAAAGGCAAGGGCTATGCCCCGGCCGAAGCTGCGGCGGACAAGTATCACGGGGTGCAGAAGTTCGACGTGGTCACCGGTGAGCAGGTAAAGGCCAAGCCCGGCGCACCTGCATACCAGAACGTGTTTGGCGAAACGCTGGCCAAGCTTGCCGAAACCGACCCGACGATCTGCGCGATCACCGCGGCGATGCCGAGCGGCACCGGCGTGGACAAGTTCGCCAAGGCGCACCCGACGCGCACCTTCGACGTCGGCATTGCCGAGCAGCACGCGGTGACCTTTGCGGCGGGCCTCGCGGCAGAGGGCATGCGGCCGTTCTGCGCGATCTATTCGACCTTCCTGCAGCGCGCGTTCGACCAGGTGGTGCATGACGTGGCGATCCAGAACCTGCCCGTGCGCTTTGCCATCGACCGCGCGGGGCTGGTCGGTGCCGATGGTGCGACGCACGCCGGATCGTTCGACATCACTTATCTGGCCACCCTGCCCAACATGGTGGTGATGGCCGCCGCGGACGAGGCGGAGCTGGTCCACATGACCTATACCGCCGTAAAGCACGATAGCGGGCCGATCGCGTTCCGCTATCCGCGCGGCAATGGCACCGGCGTGGCGCTTCCGGATGAGCCGGAACTGCTGGAGATCGGCAAGGGCCGCATCGTGCGGTCAGGCAGCAAGGTTGCGCTGCTCTCGCTGGGCACCCGTCTGGCCGAGGCGCTGAAGGCGGCGGACCAGTTGGAGGCCAAGGGGCTTTCGACGACAGTGGCCGACCTGCGCTTTGCCAAGCCGCTCGATACCGACATGATCCGCCAGCTGATGGCCACGCACGAGGTTGTCGTGACGATCGAGGAAGGCGCGATCGGCGGCCTTGGCGCGCACGTGCTGACGATGGCGAGCGACGAGGGGCTGACCGATGGTGGCCTCAAGATCCGCACCATGCGCCTGCCTGACGTGTTCCAGGATCACGATGCGCCGGACAAGCAGTACGACACGGCGGGCCTCAACGCGCCGCAAATCGTCGATACCGTGCTCAAGGCCTTGCGGCACAACTCTGCGGGTGTGAACGAAGCGCGGGCCTGA
- a CDS encoding OB-fold-containig protein, with protein MGGLLAPENLPFAVALALLVLLVIVQVTGISDFLGDADGHDAELDAGSALASVTGLGALPFVVWLSFFLATFGLVGLSLQQLVTSFFGAPFGPGAATAMGLLAAWPVNTVITRLLGRVWPHDETTAVPVDALLGRKGTIEIGRATRGSAARAQVRDMHGQVHLVMVEPHEDSATLGEGCEVLLVHREGETFYAVPVDGPLRLAD; from the coding sequence ATGGGTGGGCTGCTGGCCCCCGAAAATCTGCCGTTCGCCGTCGCACTGGCCTTGCTGGTGCTGCTGGTCATCGTGCAGGTTACGGGAATATCGGATTTTCTGGGCGACGCCGATGGGCATGACGCCGAACTTGATGCGGGGTCCGCGCTGGCCAGCGTGACCGGGTTGGGCGCGCTGCCGTTCGTGGTGTGGCTTTCGTTCTTCCTTGCGACCTTCGGGCTTGTCGGCCTGTCGCTGCAGCAGCTGGTGACGTCGTTCTTCGGCGCGCCATTCGGCCCCGGCGCGGCGACCGCGATGGGGCTGCTTGCCGCGTGGCCGGTGAACACCGTGATTACCCGTCTGCTGGGGCGCGTCTGGCCGCATGACGAAACCACTGCCGTGCCGGTCGATGCGCTGCTCGGGCGCAAGGGCACGATCGAGATCGGCCGCGCCACGCGTGGCAGCGCGGCGCGCGCGCAAGTGCGCGACATGCACGGGCAGGTGCATCTCGTCATGGTCGAACCGCACGAGGACAGCGCAACGCTTGGCGAGGGCTGCGAAGTCCTGCTCGTCCACCGCGAGGGCGAGACCTTCTATGCGGTGCCGGTCGACGGCCCGCTGCGCCTTGCCGACTGA
- a CDS encoding CBS domain-containing protein, with the protein MTIAQVIQGRGEVWSVSADAQVSDAIDMLAHHRIGALPVSDGDSGVAGIFSERDMIRCLHKHGEAALHMKVRDMMTAPVVTVSPKTSVMEALALMTQRRFRHLPVVEGNRMVAFVSIGDLVKHRLDKIEAEADAMRVYIQQA; encoded by the coding sequence ATGACGATTGCGCAAGTCATTCAGGGAAGAGGGGAAGTCTGGAGCGTGTCGGCCGACGCGCAGGTATCCGACGCGATCGACATGCTCGCCCACCACCGCATCGGCGCCCTGCCGGTCAGCGATGGGGACAGCGGCGTGGCAGGGATTTTCTCCGAACGCGACATGATCCGCTGCCTGCACAAACATGGCGAGGCGGCGCTGCACATGAAGGTGCGCGACATGATGACGGCACCGGTCGTTACCGTTTCGCCCAAGACTTCGGTGATGGAGGCGCTGGCCCTGATGACCCAGCGCCGCTTCCGCCATCTCCCTGTAGTGGAAGGAAATCGCATGGTCGCCTTCGTCTCGATCGGAGACCTGGTGAAGCACCGGCTCGACAAGATCGAGGCCGAAGCGGACGCGATGCGGGTCTATATCCAGCAGGCCTGA
- the xth gene encoding exodeoxyribonuclease III: MIKVSSFNINGIKARLPRLLEWLEETRPSVACLQEIKTQDEGFPAAEFEKIGYHAIWHGQKGFNGVAILADGQVPVEVQRGLAGEPEDEHSRYLEADVFGIRVVCIYLPNGNPQPGPKFDYKLRWMERLRKRMAEITAEDVPAVVIGDYNVIPEDKDTFSVKAMASDALMQPESRDAYRRLLNDGWTDAIDTFNPQGGVWTFWDYQAGAWQRDHGFRIDHALLSPELADRLVAAGVDKEYRGREKASDHAPVWVQLRA; this comes from the coding sequence ATGATCAAGGTTTCATCGTTCAATATCAACGGGATCAAGGCCCGCCTTCCCCGCCTGCTCGAATGGCTTGAGGAGACGCGGCCCTCGGTTGCCTGCCTGCAGGAGATCAAGACGCAGGACGAGGGCTTCCCGGCTGCCGAGTTCGAGAAGATCGGCTACCACGCGATCTGGCATGGCCAGAAGGGCTTCAACGGCGTGGCGATCCTGGCCGATGGGCAAGTGCCGGTCGAAGTGCAGCGCGGGCTGGCGGGCGAGCCCGAGGACGAGCATTCGCGCTATCTCGAAGCCGATGTATTCGGCATTCGCGTGGTGTGCATCTACCTGCCCAACGGCAATCCGCAGCCCGGTCCGAAGTTCGACTACAAGCTGCGCTGGATGGAGCGCCTGCGCAAGCGCATGGCCGAGATCACGGCAGAGGATGTGCCCGCGGTGGTGATCGGCGATTACAACGTGATCCCCGAAGACAAGGACACCTTCTCGGTCAAGGCCATGGCCAGTGACGCGCTGATGCAGCCCGAATCGCGCGACGCCTATCGCCGCCTGCTCAATGACGGCTGGACCGACGCGATCGACACCTTCAATCCGCAGGGCGGCGTCTGGACGTTCTGGGATTATCAGGCCGGAGCCTGGCAGCGCGACCACGGCTTCCGCATCGACCACGCCCTGCTCTCGCCCGAACTGGCGGACCGTTTGGTGGCGGCAGGCGTCGACAAGGAATATCGTGGCCGCGAGAAGGCCAGCGACCATGCGCCGGTGTGGGTACAGCTTCGAGCCTAA
- a CDS encoding MFS transporter, translated as MNDQAHEPRHLPTRKQFVAVISGNALEFYDFLSFSFFAVNVSRVMFPAGAPGSALLLTLMTAGAGFGARPLGAILFGLLGDKVGRRPTMLATFALMGVSAIGLALTPSYSVIGIWAPVLVVIFRLLQGLAAGGDVGPTTAFLAESSPPERRGMLVALQLVAMRIGVLGSGLVGLVLASVLTPAQLDAYGWRIAFAIGAGIVPLAFILRRRLDETLHLPETGPNVVTELDVAAYAAALLGVFGFLLAGATGDFLFVYAVTFLKIPVTNGYVLQMAAAGTQIVGLLFGGWLGDRVGRQKVNFATAVLAAAVSLPLFRWGIAGGTLGQLALAAALLLLMATVSAAVAYAAFVEITPKRHRAGLVGIGYGAVVALTFGLTPVLLTRYIGQSGDLAAPGYAFVLAAAALIASSLLLGLRAPRTLGKAAAT; from the coding sequence ATGAACGATCAGGCACACGAGCCACGGCACTTGCCGACGCGGAAGCAGTTCGTGGCAGTCATTTCCGGCAATGCGCTGGAATTCTACGATTTCCTCAGTTTCAGCTTTTTCGCGGTGAACGTCTCGCGGGTGATGTTCCCCGCAGGTGCGCCGGGGAGTGCGCTGCTGCTGACGCTGATGACGGCGGGGGCCGGCTTTGGCGCACGGCCGCTGGGCGCGATCCTGTTCGGACTGCTCGGTGACAAGGTGGGCCGTCGTCCGACGATGCTGGCGACCTTCGCGCTGATGGGGGTGAGTGCAATCGGGCTGGCGTTGACGCCGAGCTATTCTGTCATCGGCATATGGGCGCCGGTGCTGGTGGTTATCTTCCGCCTGTTGCAGGGCCTTGCGGCGGGCGGCGATGTGGGGCCGACGACGGCGTTCCTGGCCGAGAGTTCACCGCCGGAGCGGCGCGGGATGCTGGTGGCGCTGCAACTGGTGGCGATGCGCATCGGCGTGCTGGGCAGCGGCCTTGTCGGGCTGGTGCTGGCGAGCGTGCTGACCCCGGCGCAGCTTGATGCCTATGGCTGGCGCATTGCCTTTGCCATCGGTGCAGGGATCGTGCCGTTGGCGTTCATCCTGCGGCGGCGGCTGGACGAGACGCTGCACTTGCCCGAGACGGGGCCGAACGTGGTGACGGAGCTTGATGTTGCGGCCTATGCGGCGGCGCTGCTTGGCGTGTTCGGATTCCTGCTGGCGGGCGCGACCGGGGATTTTCTGTTCGTCTACGCAGTGACCTTCCTGAAAATCCCGGTGACGAATGGGTATGTCCTGCAGATGGCGGCGGCGGGCACGCAGATCGTCGGGCTGCTGTTCGGCGGCTGGCTGGGAGACCGGGTCGGGCGGCAGAAGGTGAACTTCGCCACCGCCGTTCTGGCCGCTGCGGTTTCGCTGCCACTGTTCCGCTGGGGCATTGCTGGCGGAACGCTGGGACAACTGGCCCTTGCCGCAGCCCTGCTCCTGCTGATGGCCACGGTTTCGGCGGCCGTTGCCTATGCCGCGTTCGTTGAGATCACACCGAAGCGGCACCGCGCCGGGCTGGTCGGCATCGGCTATGGCGCGGTGGTGGCGCTGACCTTCGGGCTGACGCCGGTGCTGCTGACGCGCTACATCGGGCAAAGCGGCGATCTGGCCGCGCCGGGCTATGCCTTCGTGCTGGCGGCGGCAGCGCTGATCGCTTCGTCGCTTCTGCTGGGATTGCGCGCGCCACGAACCTTGGGGAAGGCTGCGGCAACATGA
- a CDS encoding Fur family transcriptional regulator: MSGHHHHDFAGDKLIEAAREALTASGEQWTEMRADVFEALAAHEKPASAYDIAESVGTRRGKRVAANSVYRILDLFVRTNLARRVESANAYVANSHPGCRHDCIFLICDLCGKAVHNDDDKLTGALRLAAQAAGFAEVRPVVEIRGHCAECAAED, translated from the coding sequence ATGTCCGGGCACCATCATCACGATTTCGCAGGCGACAAGCTGATCGAGGCCGCGCGTGAAGCGCTGACGGCTTCTGGAGAGCAGTGGACCGAAATGCGCGCCGACGTATTCGAGGCGCTTGCAGCGCACGAGAAGCCGGCCTCGGCGTATGACATTGCCGAAAGCGTCGGCACGCGGCGGGGCAAGCGGGTGGCGGCCAATTCGGTCTATCGCATCCTTGACCTGTTCGTGCGCACCAATCTGGCGCGACGGGTGGAAAGCGCCAATGCCTATGTTGCCAACAGCCATCCCGGCTGTCGGCATGACTGCATCTTCCTGATCTGCGACCTGTGCGGCAAGGCCGTGCACAACGACGACGACAAGCTGACTGGCGCGCTGCGGCTGGCGGCACAGGCGGCGGGCTTTGCCGAGGTGCGACCGGTAGTGGAAATCCGCGGCCATTGTGCGGAGTGCGCTGCCGAGGATTGA
- a CDS encoding aminopeptidase P family protein → MHLTRRSLLAGAAAATASLSISIRAQVLPPQGFATPSGTFPFGPEVYRERRARLMATLKDGVAVIHGAERDRTSGPVSPPFHQSGDFAWLTGIVDEPGAVLVLAPAERTYREFLLLPSRDVETERWDVERLPLGSLIEQRTGIQRVRRTSGLDGLVTQLAARSRTLHFMGPITSASAPVPPAMELYGRVMSHVPGCTMKDQSALLPALRTVKEPRELELMRKALAATQAGHLAAMKAVRPGMTERQLTAVLEDGFRQGGGEGLSYDSIVATGRNAASLHYAHGSAVIGAQDLVLIDAAASVGTYACDITRTFPASGRFTAQQRADYELVMAAQDAAAKLLKPGVIHEDMTEAVYALFRKAGRIDEFTHGLGHFVGLDVHDAGDYAKPIPAGAVITIEPGLYNQQMNQGIRIEDLYLVTASGCERLSTGIPRTAAEIEAFMAR, encoded by the coding sequence ATGCACCTGACCCGCCGTTCGCTCCTCGCCGGAGCCGCCGCCGCGACTGCCTCGCTGTCGATCTCGATCCGGGCGCAAGTCCTGCCACCGCAAGGCTTCGCCACCCCCTCGGGCACGTTCCCCTTCGGTCCCGAGGTATATCGCGAGCGCCGGGCGAGGCTGATGGCCACGCTCAAGGACGGCGTGGCGGTGATCCATGGGGCCGAGCGGGACCGGACCAGCGGGCCGGTGAGCCCGCCGTTCCATCAGTCCGGCGATTTCGCCTGGCTGACCGGGATCGTCGACGAACCCGGCGCGGTGCTGGTGCTCGCGCCTGCCGAGCGGACCTACCGCGAATTCCTGCTGCTCCCGTCGCGCGATGTCGAGACCGAGCGCTGGGATGTCGAGCGCCTGCCGCTGGGTTCGCTGATCGAACAGCGCACGGGAATTCAGCGGGTAAGGCGCACTTCGGGGCTGGACGGCCTCGTGACGCAGCTCGCGGCACGCAGCCGGACGCTGCATTTCATGGGGCCGATCACCAGCGCTTCGGCCCCGGTGCCGCCGGCGATGGAGCTTTATGGCCGGGTGATGAGCCATGTGCCCGGCTGCACGATGAAGGACCAGAGCGCGCTGCTACCGGCCCTGCGGACGGTCAAGGAACCGCGCGAGCTGGAGCTGATGCGCAAGGCGCTCGCCGCGACGCAAGCGGGGCACTTGGCGGCGATGAAGGCAGTGCGCCCCGGCATGACCGAGCGCCAGCTGACCGCCGTGCTAGAAGACGGCTTCCGGCAGGGCGGGGGTGAGGGGCTATCGTACGATTCGATCGTGGCGACCGGCCGCAATGCCGCCTCGCTGCATTATGCCCACGGCAGTGCGGTGATCGGGGCGCAGGATCTGGTGCTGATCGATGCCGCTGCCTCAGTCGGCACTTATGCCTGCGACATCACGCGCACCTTCCCCGCCTCGGGCAGGTTCACCGCGCAGCAGCGCGCGGACTACGAACTGGTCATGGCGGCGCAGGATGCTGCAGCGAAGTTGCTGAAACCGGGGGTGATTCACGAGGACATGACCGAGGCGGTCTATGCCCTGTTCCGCAAGGCCGGACGCATCGACGAGTTCACCCATGGCCTCGGCCATTTCGTCGGCCTCGATGTCCACGACGCCGGCGATTATGCCAAGCCGATCCCGGCGGGCGCTGTCATCACCATCGAGCCGGGGCTCTACAACCAGCAAATGAACCAGGGCATCCGCATCGAGGACCTCTACCTCGTCACCGCCAGCGGCTGCGAACGCCTGAGCACCGGCATCCCGCGCACCGCGGCCGAGATCGAAGCGTTCATGGCGCGATAG